The Thermoanaerobaculum aquaticum genome includes a window with the following:
- the queA gene encoding tRNA preQ1(34) S-adenosylmethionine ribosyltransferase-isomerase QueA: protein MRTEDFAYELPPELIAAFPRPRGTSRLLVLPRQGSPWEANIRDIPALLTPGDLLLLNDVRVIPARLFGRRPGGGVCELLLLRPAGEGVWEAMGRPAARLREGTVVSFPWGRGVIQGRQGEGKLLVAFQPPLDASALEALGEVPLPPYIEKKRRAQPEDRRRYQTVFARRGLAVAAPTAGLHLTAELLAACEARGVEVVSLTLHVGPGTFKPVKSEDPRQHRLDPELYEISPETAGALNRALAFGRRIVAVGTTSVRALEDALKRGGGRVLPGVAHADTYILPGFVFRGTGALLTNFHLPRSTLLMLVSALAGRERVLAAYEMAKARGFGFYSYGDAMLIL from the coding sequence GTGCGGACGGAGGATTTTGCCTACGAGCTTCCCCCTGAGCTGATTGCTGCTTTTCCGCGGCCGCGGGGCACCTCGCGCCTGCTGGTGCTGCCCCGGCAGGGCAGCCCGTGGGAAGCCAACATCCGCGATATCCCCGCCCTTCTGACGCCCGGGGACCTGCTGCTCCTCAACGATGTGCGGGTCATCCCCGCTCGGCTTTTCGGAAGGCGCCCCGGGGGAGGGGTTTGCGAGCTGCTCTTGCTGCGGCCGGCGGGAGAGGGCGTTTGGGAGGCCATGGGCCGTCCGGCGGCCAGGCTGCGGGAGGGAACGGTGGTGTCGTTCCCCTGGGGGCGCGGGGTGATCCAGGGGCGGCAAGGGGAGGGCAAGCTTTTGGTGGCTTTCCAGCCGCCTCTGGACGCTTCCGCCCTGGAAGCCCTCGGGGAGGTGCCGCTTCCCCCTTACATCGAAAAGAAACGCAGGGCGCAGCCGGAAGACCGCCGGCGCTACCAGACGGTTTTTGCCCGCAGGGGCCTGGCGGTGGCCGCCCCCACCGCGGGTTTGCACTTAACGGCCGAGCTTCTGGCGGCCTGCGAGGCCCGGGGGGTGGAGGTGGTAAGCCTCACCCTGCACGTGGGCCCCGGCACGTTTAAGCCGGTAAAAAGCGAGGACCCCAGGCAGCACCGTCTGGATCCCGAGCTTTACGAGATTTCCCCCGAAACCGCCGGTGCCCTCAACCGGGCGTTAGCTTTCGGCAGGCGCATCGTGGCGGTGGGGACCACCTCGGTGCGGGCGCTGGAAGATGCGTTGAAGCGAGGCGGGGGCAGGGTTTTGCCCGGAGTCGCCCATGCCGACACCTACATCCTCCCGGGTTTCGTATTTCGCGGCACGGGGGCTCTCCTCACCAACTTCCACCTGCCCCGTTCCACGTTGTTGATGCTGGTGTCGGCTTTGGCGGGGCGAGAGAGGGTGCTGGCCGCTTACGAGATGGCCAAAGCCCGGGGGTTTGGCTTTTACTCCTACGGCGACGCCATGCTCATCCTTTAG
- the pepF gene encoding oligoendopeptidase F: MAEASWDLTHLFPNDEAFWQAFSEASARADLGAQWEKTSLDESPNLLGALRDFFQTFREFGRLSVYAFASSDEDTRHSERWARRLQVQDLGGKLAAAWSWLSPRLAQLGEQRVEALLAQEPELAEFAFYLRDAVRHGAHLLPEGEERVLAELSPVGRSPYNLYQVLTHAEFPFPEIELADGQKVRVDQTAYTRLREHRDRSVREKAARSFFATYQQFARTLACALDAHVRHQATEARLRRFASSLEAALFPNAIPEAVYHRLLREAENLLPLLHRLFALRRKALGISPLAFFDLYVPWGEDSFGEVTLERARELLVESLSPLGEEYSQVLQEGLGGGWMDPYPRPGKRSGAYCTGEAYDVHPYVLLNFHGSLDSVATMAHEWGHAVHSALANRYQPYPTAEYPIFLAEIASTLNETLLFHHLLRGPLDKGQELFVLSYLLEHIRGTFFRQANFADFELAVYRKVERGEALTGENLTALYGEKQRRWLGHGKEVMVDGEFAVEWAYIPHFYYGFYVYQYATSIAASTFFARQILAGEPGARERYLNLLKAGGSAYPYELLRQAGVDLASPEPYQELGVFFASLLERAEKLLQDENKGLALTVS; the protein is encoded by the coding sequence GTGGCCGAAGCAAGCTGGGACCTTACTCACCTGTTCCCCAACGACGAGGCCTTTTGGCAGGCTTTTTCTGAAGCTTCCGCGCGGGCCGATTTGGGTGCCCAATGGGAAAAGACTTCGCTCGATGAGAGCCCCAACCTGCTGGGGGCGCTTCGGGATTTCTTTCAAACGTTTCGTGAGTTTGGCCGCCTTTCGGTGTACGCTTTTGCCAGCTCCGACGAGGATACCCGCCATAGCGAGCGCTGGGCCCGCCGGCTGCAGGTGCAGGACCTGGGGGGCAAGCTGGCGGCGGCGTGGTCCTGGCTTTCGCCGCGCCTGGCGCAACTGGGCGAGCAACGGGTGGAGGCGCTGTTGGCCCAGGAGCCGGAGCTTGCGGAGTTTGCCTTTTACCTGCGGGATGCGGTACGCCACGGCGCCCACCTCTTGCCCGAGGGGGAAGAACGGGTGTTGGCCGAGCTTTCGCCCGTGGGGAGATCCCCGTACAACCTCTACCAGGTGCTCACCCATGCGGAGTTTCCCTTTCCCGAAATTGAGCTTGCCGATGGGCAAAAGGTGCGGGTGGACCAGACGGCGTACACTCGCCTGCGGGAACACCGCGACCGCAGCGTGCGCGAAAAGGCCGCCCGCAGCTTTTTCGCCACGTACCAGCAGTTTGCCCGCACCCTGGCCTGCGCCCTGGATGCCCACGTGCGCCACCAGGCCACGGAGGCGCGCTTGCGGCGTTTTGCTTCGTCCCTGGAGGCGGCGCTTTTCCCCAACGCTATCCCAGAAGCGGTGTACCACCGCCTTTTGCGCGAAGCGGAAAACCTCCTGCCGCTTCTGCATCGGCTTTTTGCCCTGCGCCGCAAGGCGTTAGGCATTTCGCCGCTGGCCTTTTTCGACCTTTACGTGCCCTGGGGCGAGGACAGCTTCGGCGAGGTCACCCTTGAACGAGCCCGCGAGCTGCTGGTGGAAAGCCTTTCCCCATTGGGCGAGGAGTACAGCCAGGTGCTGCAGGAAGGGCTTGGGGGCGGGTGGATGGACCCGTACCCGCGCCCAGGGAAGAGGTCCGGGGCCTACTGCACGGGTGAAGCCTACGATGTGCACCCCTACGTGCTTTTGAACTTCCACGGGTCGCTGGACAGCGTGGCCACCATGGCCCACGAGTGGGGTCACGCGGTGCATTCGGCTCTGGCCAACCGCTACCAACCTTACCCTACAGCGGAATACCCGATTTTCCTTGCGGAAATTGCTTCAACCTTAAACGAGACCCTGCTTTTCCATCACCTGTTGCGGGGCCCTCTCGATAAGGGCCAGGAGCTTTTCGTGCTTTCCTACCTTTTGGAGCACATCCGGGGAACGTTCTTCCGGCAGGCTAACTTTGCCGATTTCGAGCTGGCCGTCTACCGAAAGGTGGAAAGAGGGGAAGCCCTCACCGGCGAAAACCTCACCGCCCTTTACGGGGAAAAACAGCGCCGGTGGTTAGGCCACGGAAAAGAGGTCATGGTGGACGGGGAATTTGCCGTGGAGTGGGCGTACATCCCGCACTTTTACTACGGCTTTTACGTTTACCAGTACGCCACCTCCATTGCCGCTTCCACGTTTTTTGCCCGGCAAATCCTGGCGGGGGAACCGGGGGCAAGGGAGCGCTACCTCAACCTCCTGAAAGCCGGCGGTTCGGCGTACCCCTACGAGCTTCTCCGCCAGGCGGGCGTGGATCTGGCGAGCCCCGAACCGTACCAGGAGCTGGGGGTGTTTTTCGCGAGCTTGCTGGAGCGGGCGGAAAAGCTGTTGCAGGACGAGAACAAAGGGCTGGCGCTGACCGTATCATAG